Proteins encoded by one window of Camelus bactrianus isolate YW-2024 breed Bactrian camel unplaced genomic scaffold, ASM4877302v1 HiC_scaffold_154, whole genome shotgun sequence:
- the LOC141576639 gene encoding uncharacterized protein LOC141576639, whose translation MAVVFFIGLMHVCGFVSFLSTAEPSSRGTESSALCCAVRPRGRICQERTYKDFEDPGKLLPSRILHGCSRSCGWTDGRKTDRMEAPPHPLDPLAQEDRDGSGKDSSDEGLGMDFLCPRKVFLHKEEERGVLGQRARTASFQGSAPVRVGVGVRTQPPTAPLPRLGSPTWETLLPAPSPIFSSAGLQLPRANHLSHAAGLSSSLGCQEALPLLHVLWLGIPDKHKRCWWAGPRAVAEGLPSSYGSDFYLHRGGD comes from the coding sequence gaaccctcgtcccgagggactgaatctagtgccctgtgctgcgcggtacgacctaggggtcgaatctgccaggagaggacttacaaggatttcgaggatcctggaaaactgctaccatccagaatcctacatggatgttcaagatcttgtggatggacggacggacggaagacggatcgaatggaggccccgccccatcccctggaccccttggcccaggaggatcgtgatgggtctggaaaggactcttccgacgagggtctcgggatggactttctctgtccgcggaaggtgtttctgcacaaagaggaagagaggggcgttctcggccagagagcccgaaccgcctcctttcagggatccgctccagtcagggttggggtcggggtcagaacgcagccaccgacagctcccctccctcgtcttggctctccaacttgggaaaccctcctccctgccccctcacccatcttctcttcagccggcctccagcttccccgtgccaaccacctctctcatgctgccggactttcctcctccttgggctgccaggaagctctcccgctcctccacgtgctttggcttggaatccctgacaaacacaagcggtgctggtgggcggggccgcgggcggtggcagaaggactcccttcatcttatgggagcgatttttatctccatagaggtggcgattga